In Saccharolobus solfataricus, a genomic segment contains:
- a CDS encoding DUF1059 domain-containing protein translates to MPKYTFKCEDVGMDCGFEIKNAGTEDELLEMLKIHAKSSHGVTSIPPDLLNKIKQNIKKVGKYYFSCASVGMNCGFEIMGAQSEQELLDELAVHAKMSHGMSSIPQDTLNKIKQNIKVM, encoded by the coding sequence ATGCCAAAATATACATTCAAATGTGAAGATGTAGGGATGGATTGCGGTTTTGAAATAAAAAATGCTGGGACTGAGGACGAGCTATTAGAAATGCTTAAGATTCACGCTAAATCTAGTCATGGAGTTACATCTATTCCACCAGATCTATTAAACAAGATAAAACAAAACATAAAAAAGGTAGGGAAGTACTATTTCAGTTGTGCTAGCGTAGGAATGAACTGTGGATTTGAAATCATGGGAGCCCAATCTGAGCAAGAACTATTAGATGAATTAGCGGTACACGCTAAGATGTCACACGGCATGTCATCTATTCCACAAGACACGTTAAACAAGATAAAACAAAACATAAAAGTAATGTAA
- a CDS encoding DUF929 domain-containing protein encodes MRRQTSRYLLITIVIIAIIVIAGSALSQLRSTSSPLIDKPIAGDVYNQLVEISNQGYNITALPTNDFKVLPLNFSSNGKPAIIYVGAEWCPYCGAERWALIIALLRFGNFSNLEYMVSSPTDVYPNTPTFTFANSTYNSPYISFYGIEYQDRNYQPLDKVPTPIYNMWENYGNLSIPFLIIGYYYKVGTSIDPGLLSGHNWTYVLDQLHNPNSLVYKEIYSEANLITQMICKVDGYKPYNVCSHFMQASVNSDSSLFYVSTSLRINSGDDL; translated from the coding sequence ATGAGAAGGCAAACCTCAAGATACCTCTTGATTACTATAGTAATAATAGCAATTATTGTAATAGCGGGTAGTGCATTATCACAGCTTAGGAGTACTAGTTCACCCTTAATAGATAAACCAATAGCGGGTGATGTATATAATCAGTTAGTGGAAATAAGTAATCAAGGTTATAATATAACTGCATTACCTACAAATGACTTTAAAGTATTGCCACTTAACTTTTCATCTAATGGTAAACCTGCTATAATATATGTTGGTGCAGAGTGGTGCCCCTATTGTGGAGCTGAGAGATGGGCTCTAATCATAGCTCTTCTTAGATTTGGCAATTTCTCGAACTTGGAGTACATGGTTTCAAGTCCCACTGATGTATATCCCAATACTCCTACCTTCACTTTCGCTAACTCCACATATAATAGTCCCTATATATCATTCTATGGGATTGAATATCAAGATAGGAATTATCAACCGTTAGACAAAGTGCCGACTCCAATATATAACATGTGGGAGAATTATGGAAATCTATCTATTCCCTTCTTGATAATAGGATACTATTATAAAGTAGGAACAAGTATAGATCCGGGCCTATTATCTGGACACAACTGGACATATGTCTTAGATCAACTTCACAACCCAAATAGCCTAGTTTATAAAGAAATTTACTCCGAGGCGAATTTAATAACTCAAATGATTTGTAAAGTGGATGGATATAAGCCTTACAACGTATGCTCTCACTTTATGCAAGCTAGTGTTAATAGTGATAGCAGTCTATTTTATGTGAGTACAAGTCTAAGGATCAACAGTGGTGATGATTTATGA
- a CDS encoding IS5-like element ISC1234 family transposase → MGVEGSTMARTLRHIPNLMYYPLPPIEDMPWREKWLTEIKPVLDAMDLERVLGEGALVYLKLLIVMVLYSCSYRDAVKMVNVNVVVAWFVGRKVGKSTLHDFVGRLYGVRKKLLEISFKLEEKCLPSYLPASAHLVDFMAWLVDSFLLDLPPGKRSVETFREKAELERREGNLERARKLLSLGRTKRRFEGRWTKKRGVSHYGLKAVAVISVSLFVRSITLKPANFSDKRFKSPLKGIKIADRGFSPSPTQLIAREKPFTTLRAHVEFFGTYLNAFWRPYGTTTWRNDVFLHVLGVIYNIKIFLAIQRRTPPERRAVQL, encoded by the coding sequence ATGGGAGTAGAGGGTAGTACCATGGCAAGAACATTAAGACACATACCAAACCTGATGTACTACCCTCTTCCCCCAATAGAGGATATGCCGTGGAGGGAAAAATGGTTAACGGAGATCAAGCCCGTGCTGGACGCCATGGATTTGGAGAGGGTCCTTGGCGAGGGCGCGCTGGTTTACCTGAAGTTGTTAATCGTCATGGTGCTCTATTCCTGCTCCTATAGGGACGCGGTGAAAATGGTCAACGTGAACGTGGTCGTGGCCTGGTTCGTGGGGAGGAAGGTGGGGAAGAGCACGCTGCACGACTTCGTGGGCAGGTTGTACGGGGTGAGGAAGAAGTTGTTGGAGATTTCCTTCAAGCTTGAGGAGAAGTGCCTACCCAGTTACCTCCCTGCGAGCGCGCATCTCGTGGACTTCATGGCGTGGCTAGTGGACTCCTTCCTACTGGACTTACCTCCTGGGAAGAGGAGCGTGGAGACCTTTCGGGAGAAGGCGGAGCTGGAGAGGAGGGAAGGTAACTTGGAGAGGGCCAGGAAGCTGCTCTCCCTGGGGAGAACCAAGAGGAGGTTCGAGGGAAGGTGGACCAAGAAGAGAGGGGTCTCGCACTACGGGCTCAAGGCAGTGGCCGTGATCTCCGTCTCCCTCTTCGTGAGGTCCATCACGTTGAAGCCAGCCAACTTCTCGGACAAGAGGTTCAAGTCACCGCTCAAGGGGATTAAGATCGCGGACAGGGGATTCTCTCCCTCCCCGACACAGCTCATAGCGCGGGAGAAGCCCTTCACTACCCTGAGGGCCCACGTGGAGTTCTTCGGCACCTACCTGAACGCGTTCTGGAGGCCCTACGGGACTACGACTTGGAGGAACGACGTCTTCCTTCACGTCCTGGGAGTGATCTACAACATCAAGATATTCCTCGCGATCCAACGGAGGACTCCTCCAGAACGTAGAGCCGTTCAGCTCTGA
- a CDS encoding sulfurtransferase has product MSQTLQQGVIVDNKWVLEHLKDPNVRIVEVDYDPNTAYNVWHIPGSVLIRWREDLRHPVLRDFIEPSQFEKLMESKGISNNTTIVLYGDYNNWFAVYAFWLFKAYGHEDVRILNGGRTKWAKENLPTEQGPKETQYPKGSYKVKKVDWGNHRAFFWEILQKVTKGEIGKTTLLIDVRSPKEFTGEIRAPPEYADEQTQVGGHIPGAISFPWAQAVNPDTGEFKSVEELRRLVENVGITSDKEIITYCRIGERASHTWFVLKYLLGYPSVRVYDGSWAEWGNIVGAPVKKGAEP; this is encoded by the coding sequence ATGAGCCAAACTTTACAACAAGGCGTAATTGTAGATAATAAATGGGTATTAGAGCACTTAAAGGACCCTAATGTAAGAATTGTCGAAGTAGACTACGATCCAAACACGGCATATAACGTATGGCATATTCCAGGCTCAGTTCTCATAAGATGGAGGGAGGATTTAAGGCATCCTGTGTTAAGGGATTTTATAGAACCTAGTCAATTTGAAAAATTAATGGAAAGTAAAGGGATAAGTAACAATACAACAATTGTGCTATACGGTGACTACAATAATTGGTTCGCGGTCTATGCATTTTGGTTATTTAAGGCTTATGGACATGAGGATGTAAGAATATTAAATGGCGGAAGAACAAAGTGGGCTAAGGAGAACTTACCAACAGAGCAAGGACCTAAGGAAACTCAATACCCCAAGGGTAGCTATAAAGTTAAAAAAGTAGATTGGGGAAATCATAGGGCATTCTTCTGGGAGATCCTTCAAAAGGTTACTAAGGGAGAGATAGGGAAAACTACATTATTAATTGACGTGAGATCTCCTAAAGAATTTACTGGCGAAATTAGAGCCCCACCGGAATACGCTGATGAGCAAACTCAAGTAGGTGGACATATACCCGGAGCTATAAGTTTTCCATGGGCTCAAGCTGTTAATCCAGATACTGGAGAGTTTAAGTCCGTAGAGGAATTAAGAAGATTAGTAGAGAATGTAGGTATAACCTCAGATAAAGAAATAATAACGTATTGCAGAATAGGGGAAAGAGCTTCTCATACATGGTTTGTATTAAAGTATTTATTAGGGTATCCATCAGTTAGAGTTTATGACGGCTCTTGGGCTGAATGGGGAAATATAGTTGGAGCTCCAGTGAAGAAAGGAGCTGAACCATGA
- a CDS encoding DUF1059 domain-containing protein produces MVFGIGRKKKFAFSCGSVGMDCGFEVKGASSEEEVLEILKIHAKDVHNMTEISDDIKNKIKQNIKKV; encoded by the coding sequence ATGGTATTTGGTATAGGGAGGAAGAAAAAGTTTGCCTTCAGTTGTGGAAGTGTTGGTATGGATTGTGGCTTTGAAGTAAAAGGCGCGAGCTCGGAAGAGGAAGTACTAGAAATTTTAAAGATCCACGCTAAGGATGTTCATAACATGACAGAAATTTCAGATGATATAAAAAATAAGATAAAACAAAACATAAAGAAAGTGTGA
- a CDS encoding winged helix-turn-helix transcriptional regulator — translation MDIIDKRILFYLLKDGRISQRRIASLLNLTPASLNYRFKKLTDSGILKGFKLYVNPNFFGKYQIFIAFKNYSDIDADWISFKLKCLEWLNVYGIYASDNTELKDKISYMTKNLGDPVLSYFPVQSLFRASNLDQKIVEILKIDPRLSSSEISKKINVNSRIIEKHIRYLRHRGLILVAPQIDLGKTDIIIFSIFSKNIDEISVVLQECKLWQFTDGYAGITVCYADNMERARKYIDLARQIDNTADVMIIYDYMFQ, via the coding sequence ATGGACATTATTGATAAGAGAATCCTCTTTTACCTCTTAAAAGACGGAAGAATATCGCAAAGGAGAATCGCCTCGCTGTTAAATCTAACGCCAGCTAGTCTAAATTATAGATTTAAGAAACTTACGGATAGTGGGATTCTAAAGGGTTTTAAACTTTACGTCAATCCCAATTTCTTTGGGAAATATCAAATTTTCATAGCTTTTAAAAACTATAGCGATATAGATGCGGATTGGATATCGTTCAAACTGAAATGTCTTGAATGGCTAAACGTTTACGGAATATACGCTTCAGATAACACTGAATTGAAGGACAAAATTAGTTACATGACCAAAAATTTAGGAGACCCAGTATTGTCCTACTTCCCTGTGCAGTCTCTATTTAGGGCATCTAATTTAGATCAAAAAATAGTTGAAATACTAAAGATAGATCCTAGATTATCTTCCTCTGAGATTTCCAAGAAAATCAACGTTAATTCTAGAATCATTGAAAAGCACATAAGGTATTTAAGGCACAGGGGTTTAATTCTAGTAGCCCCACAGATAGATTTAGGTAAAACCGACATCATAATATTCTCAATTTTCTCTAAAAACATAGACGAGATATCAGTGGTATTGCAGGAATGTAAATTATGGCAATTCACTGACGGCTATGCCGGAATAACAGTATGTTATGCAGATAATATGGAGAGAGCCAGGAAATATATAGATCTAGCTAGGCAGATAGATAATACAGCAGATGTAATGATTATATATGATTACATGTTTCAGTAA
- a CDS encoding 4Fe-4S binding protein, which produces MNIKVTVFHYILDRSYIFLLFIIFISLIFPIISAFISLIFVGLLFQGLYLRRQSSTNSPYIVLEILSMLSLIYAAQFFTHLLKATDIVFLSYLIIISLSLYRLKRIIKKKTNYLQNSKVAFTLLLLAFLLNWFISGFLDLTQGNFSVFGQFGYFSYPFLAIMNFISAFASITASPWFMIDMGIWLGVIGIFRIIEYNKLENKIRYLLMMFAYAFYSIYLPSFSPLQSEVQYIPYMWFNGLGTYGPVRSSYLLDGIIGTFTVTAILSFMFGSRQICSVTCTAPYMLQNTFLNSMKKYNRSSKVGRKTLTSRMSSWYKWVMSITWISLIILAVLSFLKFSILGNDPTMFYTSLYFNVIWYFQFMLMPFLGNYACVNSGICAWGSFNQLFGYLGFFKLKVRDLKQCLNCKTVDCANACPVGLTDMRAWFIKKGEFKSFKCVGVGDCVEVCPYNNITFYDVRSWIKEKLYPIQFKHRGTT; this is translated from the coding sequence GTGAATATAAAGGTAACTGTTTTTCATTATATCTTAGATAGATCTTATATATTTCTTCTATTTATTATTTTTATATCTTTAATTTTTCCCATAATTTCCGCATTTATTAGTCTCATATTTGTGGGTTTACTCTTTCAAGGACTTTATTTAAGAAGGCAGAGTTCAACAAATAGTCCTTATATAGTATTAGAGATACTTTCCATGTTGTCCTTAATTTACGCTGCTCAGTTTTTTACACATCTATTGAAAGCAACGGATATTGTTTTTTTATCTTACCTAATAATCATTTCTCTCTCTTTATATAGATTGAAGAGGATAATCAAAAAGAAGACTAATTACTTGCAAAATTCAAAAGTAGCTTTTACGTTATTATTACTAGCTTTTCTGTTAAATTGGTTTATCAGTGGATTTTTAGATTTAACCCAAGGTAACTTCTCTGTTTTTGGCCAATTCGGCTATTTCTCCTATCCCTTTTTAGCTATCATGAATTTCATATCAGCTTTCGCTTCCATTACAGCTAGTCCTTGGTTCATGATAGACATGGGGATATGGCTTGGGGTAATTGGCATTTTTAGAATAATAGAATATAATAAGTTGGAGAACAAAATAAGGTATTTACTAATGATGTTTGCTTATGCGTTCTATAGTATTTACCTACCATCATTCTCACCCCTACAGAGTGAAGTGCAATATATTCCTTATATGTGGTTTAACGGCTTAGGAACTTACGGACCGGTAAGATCTTCCTACCTACTTGATGGTATTATAGGAACCTTTACGGTTACAGCAATTCTTTCTTTCATGTTTGGTTCGAGACAAATATGCTCCGTAACGTGCACAGCTCCTTATATGTTACAAAATACATTCCTTAATTCTATGAAGAAGTATAATAGATCATCAAAAGTCGGTAGAAAAACATTAACGTCAAGAATGTCTTCTTGGTATAAATGGGTAATGAGTATAACGTGGATTTCATTGATAATTCTAGCAGTTTTATCATTTTTAAAATTCTCAATCTTAGGTAATGATCCTACAATGTTTTACACTAGCTTATATTTTAATGTGATCTGGTACTTCCAATTTATGTTAATGCCGTTTTTAGGAAATTACGCGTGTGTAAATAGTGGAATATGCGCATGGGGATCTTTTAATCAACTTTTCGGTTATTTAGGGTTTTTTAAACTTAAAGTTAGAGATCTAAAACAGTGCTTAAACTGTAAAACAGTTGACTGTGCCAATGCTTGTCCAGTTGGGTTAACCGATATGAGAGCGTGGTTCATAAAGAAAGGGGAATTCAAGTCATTTAAATGTGTAGGCGTTGGGGATTGCGTGGAAGTATGTCCCTACAATAACATAACATTTTACGACGTAAGATCATGGATAAAAGAAAAGCTATATCCAATACAATTTAAGCATAGGGGAACGACATAA
- a CDS encoding vitamin K epoxide reductase family protein yields the protein MIKKIGIGFSLIGLIDSLYLFILTRLEKPLMYCNISSLVNCSKVEFSQFSTFLGIPDALLGTIFFSIMLILWILMFTEELKYLWIVGSVFTIYLIYTEILIGNICLYCTIAHLSCLIQGFIIFHRS from the coding sequence ATGATTAAAAAGATTGGTATAGGTTTTTCTTTAATTGGGTTGATAGATTCATTATACTTATTTATATTAACTAGGTTGGAAAAACCATTAATGTACTGTAATATATCAAGCTTAGTTAATTGTAGCAAAGTAGAATTTAGCCAATTCTCTACCTTTCTAGGAATACCTGATGCTCTCTTGGGAACAATCTTCTTCTCAATTATGCTGATTTTGTGGATATTAATGTTTACGGAGGAACTAAAATATTTATGGATTGTAGGCAGCGTCTTTACGATCTATCTAATTTATACTGAAATTTTAATAGGGAACATATGCCTATATTGTACGATAGCTCACTTATCTTGCCTAATCCAAGGATTCATAATATTCCACAGATCATAG